In Stigmatopora nigra isolate UIUO_SnigA chromosome 18, RoL_Snig_1.1, whole genome shotgun sequence, one genomic interval encodes:
- the LOC144211914 gene encoding somatostatin receptor type 5, whose product MEVDIQNWTRADERADFRVDAFGATTAVLYLVVCVAGLAGNCLVAAAILKVDKMSSAATVYIFNLALADGLFMVGLPFIVSQNFLNRWPFGEAACKAVTVLDGLNQFTSVYCLTVMSVDRYLALADPLRFASWRTPRRAKAVSALMWLCSLLTILPMALRFSAEGGLCVPDLPSDDGWRLGVLSYTFVLGFALPFAVMSACYAALLLTLRRRRRREAPEDRRPERQLTKMVVAVVVAFAACWLPFYAVNFCSARHEGPAFARVFELLVLLSYSWSCANPILYACFSDTFRRYFRALLCPGAKAPPGTPGDTERQNPNVTEVQDVNVLA is encoded by the coding sequence ATGGAAGTGGACATCCAAAACTGGACGCGCGCCGACGAGCGCGCCGACTTCCGCGTGGACGCCTTCGGGGCGACCACGGCCGTCCTCTACCTGGTGGTGTGCGTGGCGGGCTTGGCCGGGAACTGCCTGGTGGCGGCGGCCATCCTCAAAGTGGACAAGATGTCCTCGGCCGCCACCGTGTACATCTTCAACCTGGCTCTAGCCGACGGCCTGTTCATGGTGGGCCTCCCGTTCATCGTCAGCCAGAATTTCCTGAACCGATGGCCTTTCGGCGAGGCGGCGTGCAAGGCCGTCACCGTCCTGGACGGCCTGAACCAGTTCACCAGCGTCTACTGCCTGACGGTGATGAGCGTGGACCGCTACCTGGCGCTGGCCGACCCGCTGAGGTTCGCCTCGTGGAGGACGCCGCGACGCGCCAAGGCCGTCTCGGCGCTGATGTGGCTCTGCTCGCTGCTGACCATCCTGCCCATGGCGTTGCGCTTCTCGGCCGAGGGGGGGCTGTGCGTGCCGGACCTCCCGTCCGACGACGGCTGGCGGCTGGGCGTGCTGTCGTACACTTTTGTCCTGGGTTTCGCTTTGCCCTTTGCCGTCATGAGCGCCTGCTACGCGGCCTTGCTGCTCACGCTGCGACGACGGAGGCGGCGGGAGGCGCCGGAGGATCGTCGTCCCGAGCGACAGCTGACCAAGATGGTGGTGGCCGTGGTGGTGGCGTTCGCCGCGTGCTGGCTGCCCTTTTACGCCGTCAACTTCTGCTCGGCCCGCCACGAGGGGCCGGCCTTCGCCCGGGTCTTCGAGCTCTTGGTCTTGCTGTCGTACTCGTGGAGCTGCGCCAATCCGATCCTCTACGCCTGTTTCTCCGACACTTTCAGGAGGTACTTCCGGGCGCTCCTCTGCCCGGGCGCCAAGGCTCCGCCCGGCACGCCAGGCGACACCGAGCGGCAAAATCCGAACGTCACGGAAGTGCAGGACGTCAACGTTTTGGCGtga
- the LOC144211878 gene encoding somatostatin receptor type 2-like, whose amino-acid sequence MASDPWSFLSSSPNLSVPEPLLYDSYLQGNGSLAESEYNVSQAVEPHQDRTSSVVITFIYFAVCAVGLCGNALVIYVILRYAKMKTVTNIYILNLAVADVLCMMSLPFIALQLALVHWPFGEALCRVIMTVDSLNQFTSIFCLTVMSMDRYLAVVHPIKSTKWRKPRTAKLINLAVWGVSTLVILPTMIFSGLNKVPVCGIVWPEPQDVYYTAFIFYTFLVGFFLPLAVICLCYLLIIVKVKSSGMRVGSAKRKRSERKVTRMVSIVVAVFVLCWLPFYVFNVTSVTGSIRPTSAMKSTFDFVVVLGYANSCANPVLYAFLADNFKKSFQKALRLKKVAGLDDMERSDSRQVERSRALNNALMANANMEAHDAALLNGELQTSI is encoded by the exons ATGGCTTCGGATCCGTGGTCCTTCCTGTCGTCCTCGCCCAACCTGAGCGTCCCCGAGCCGCTCCTGTACGACAGCTACCTCCAGGGCAACGGCTCGCTGGCGGAGTCGGAGTATAACGTGAGTCAGGCGGTGGAGCCGCACCAGGACCGGACCAGCTCGGTGGTCATCACCTTCATCTACTTTGCCGTGTGCGCCGTGGGGCTGTGCGGCAACGCCCTGGTCATTTACGTCATCCTGCGCTACGCCAAGATGAAGACGGTGACCAACATCTACATCCTCAACTTGGCCGTGGCCGACGTCCTGTGCATGATGAGCCTGCCCTTCATCGCCTTGCAGCTGGCGTTGGTGCACTGGCCCTTTGGCGAGGCCCTGTGCCGGGTCATCATGACCGTGG ACTCCCTAAACCAGTTCACCAGCATCTTCTGCCTGACGGTGATGAGCATGGACCGCTACCTGGCCGTGGTCCACCCCATCAAATCCACCAAATGGCGCAAGCCGCGCACGGCCAAGTTGATCAATCTGGCGGTTTGGGGCGTGTCCACGCTGGTCATCCTGCCCACCATGATCTTCAGCGGTCTCAACAAGGTGCCCGTCTGCGGCATCGTGTGGCCCGAGCCTCAGGACGTCTACTACACCGCCTTCATATTTTACACCTTCCTGGTGGGCTTCTTCTTGCCCCTGGCCGTCATCTGCCTCTGTTATTTGCTCATAATCGTCAAG GTAAAATCGTCTGGAATGCGAGTGGGCTCGGCCAAACGCAAACGTTCGGAACGCAAGGTGACCCGCATGGTGTCCATCGTGGTGGCCGTGTTTGTCCTGTGCTGGCTTCCCTTCTACGTGTTCAACGTGACCTCGGTGACGGGCTCCATCCGTCCCACGTCGGCCATGAAGAGCACCTTCGACTTTGTGGTGGTGCTGGGCTACGCCAACAGCTGCGCCAACCCGGTCCTCTACGCCTTCCTGGCCGACAACTTCAAGAAGAGTTTCCAGAAGGCGCTACGTCTCAAGAAGGTGGCCGGCCTGGACGACATGGAGCGTAGCGACAGCAGGCAGGTGGAGCGTAGCAGGGCGCTCAACAACGCCCTGATGGCCAACGCCAACATGGAGGCGCACGACGCCGCGCTGCTCAACGGGGAGCTGCAGACCAGCATTTGA